A region of the Nocardia nova SH22a genome:
GATCGTCGTGACCGCATAGCTCAACGATGACACATCGGGCCGCGCGTGGGATGTATTTCGGCAGGTCATCGCCCTGAACGGGGTGCGTCTGCGGGAGATGCGGCGAGTCCGGGATCCGGGAGCCCGGTGCATCGAACGAGTCGCGGGGGAATTACCGCTCGGACAACGCCCATTGCCCGCACAACGGTACGCCCGTACCGTAGATGGGTGAGCAACGACGCTTTCCCCGCTGGTCCGGCGGCTCTGCCCGCCGGTGTGAGCGGCCACGCCGCGGTCGAATTCGAGCCTCTGGTGCGCAATTTCGCGCGCATCGTCGGGGGGCGCACCGGAGCGGGCGGCGGCCTGACCGTGCATCGCCACGGGGAACCGGTGGTCGACATCTGGACCGGATACGCCTCCGACGGCGTGGCCTGGACCCGGGACACCGGCAGCGTCGCGTTCTCCGCGACCAAGGGCATCGCCTCGACCGTCGTGCACCGCCTGGCCGACCGCGGCCTGATCGACTACGCGGCCCCGGTGGCCGAGTACTGGCCGGAATTCGGGGCCGCGGGCAAATCGCGAATCACGGTGGCGCAGTTGCTCACCCACCGTGCGGGCCTGTCCTCGCTGCCGGGTGTCGCGGGCGGACTCGACGAGGTGCTCGATCACGAACTCATGGAACATCGGCTGGCGGCCGCCGCGCCGGACCGGCTGCTCGGCGTCCCGGCCTATCACGCGCTCACCTACGGATGGCTGCTGGCGGGATTGACCCGCGCGGTCACCGGCAGGAGTATGCGCGAGCTGTTCCGGGCCGAGGTCTCCGAACCGCTGGGTATCGACGGCCTGCACCTGGGGCATCCGGCGCCGGAGTCGGCCACCACCGTCGCGGCGCTGGCCGGTTCCCGGCTGGCGGTGGCCGGAACCGCGCTGGGCGGCCTGATCCTCGGGCAGGCCGGGCGTTTTCCGGGCCCGCCCGGCGCGGCGACCCGCGCACTGTTCCTGCCCGGCCTGCAGGCCCTGTTCGACGGTGACGATCCGTCCATCCTCGCGACCGAGATGCCCGCCGGCAACGGCGTGTTCACCGCGAACGCCCTGGCCTCGGTGTACGGGGTCCTCGCCGACGACGGTATGGTCGCCGGTCGCCGGTATCTGTCGGCACAGACCATGCGCCGGATCCGGCGCGTGCAGACGCGCCGGCTCGACCACGCGCTGTTCTACTTCCCGATGATGTGGCATCTGGGCTATCACACGTTCCCGATTCCGGGCGCGGGGACCGGATTCGGCCATATCGGGCTGGCGGGCTCCTTC
Encoded here:
- a CDS encoding serine hydrolase domain-containing protein, which encodes MSNDAFPAGPAALPAGVSGHAAVEFEPLVRNFARIVGGRTGAGGGLTVHRHGEPVVDIWTGYASDGVAWTRDTGSVAFSATKGIASTVVHRLADRGLIDYAAPVAEYWPEFGAAGKSRITVAQLLTHRAGLSSLPGVAGGLDEVLDHELMEHRLAAAAPDRLLGVPAYHALTYGWLLAGLTRAVTGRSMRELFRAEVSEPLGIDGLHLGHPAPESATTVAALAGSRLAVAGTALGGLILGQAGRFPGPPGAATRALFLPGLQALFDGDDPSILATEMPAGNGVFTANALASVYGVLADDGMVAGRRYLSAQTMRRIRRVQTRRLDHALFYFPMMWHLGYHTFPIPGAGTGFGHIGLAGSFGWAEPRLGLSVGFVHNRFTPQSFVWDQLAAAWVLPLAVRGARAMRSGRRVLRERAA